From the genome of Papaver somniferum cultivar HN1 chromosome 2, ASM357369v1, whole genome shotgun sequence, one region includes:
- the LOC113351348 gene encoding uncharacterized protein LOC113351348 gives MDTSKRIKLFIWKCLQDALPTRLKLGIKENCVFCQQKEESTFHLFFDCDYAKAIWNLQLVPLQGVFSDQNSNNISFLDIYNVWLTGEVNSISMALAATKCWFIWKERCLRVFENKKRTPDQSALVISKHYEYWHPVTQNITSTHDKTTTDTKDIWKFPITRSLKINCDASWLSSKTDAGTGFILRNWTGTFKGAGMAKCRTSSAEEAEALALLHKTEWAITEEFQNLVIEGDNKATINYLLGQDTTISWQSKVILEEVKKKATQLVSFGSFQLVNKKGNKAEDILAKKGRKEAITTLSFYEAPLFLIPTTSYDTVKALELCNISLTPVSFSVDAYHTDSPIGRTTLNESVPNETESAD, from the coding sequence ATGGATACATCCAAAAGAATTAAGTTATTCATATGGAAATGTCTTCAAGATGCTTTGCCTACAAGACTGAAGTTGGGTATTAAAGAAAATTGTGTTTTCTGCCAACAGAAGGAAGAATCAACTTTTCATCTTTTCTTTGACTGTGATTATGCAAAAGCTATATGGAACCTACAACTAGTTCCATTGCAGGGAGTTTTTTCTGACCAAAATTCTAATAACATCTCCTTCTTAGATATCTATAATGTTTGGCTGACAGGTGAAGTAAATTCAATCTCAATGGCCCTAGCAGCAACCAAGTGCTGGTTTATCTGGAAAGAAAGGTGCCTTAGggtgtttgaaaataaaaaaagaacacCTGATCAGTCAGCTTTAGTAATATCAAAACACTATGAATACTGGCATCCAGTGACACAAAACATAACAAGTACTCATGACAAGACAACAACCGATACTAAAGATATTTGGAAATTCCCAATTACTagatctttgaaaattaattgtgATGCTTCCTGGTTATCTTCTAAAACTGATGCAGGTACTGGATTTATCTTACGCAATTGGACAGGTACATTCAAAGGAGCAGGAATGGCAAAGTGCAGAACTTCATCAGCTGAAGAAGCAGAAGCTCTAGCTTTACTGCACAAAACAGAATGGGCCATTACAGAAGAATTTCAAAATCTGGTCATTGAGGGAGATAACAAAGCAACAATTAACTATCTATTAGGACAAGACACAACAATCAGTTGGCAAAGTAAAGTTATCTTAGAAGAAGTTAAAAAGAAAGCAACTCAATTGGTTTCCTTTGGAAGTTTTCAGCTGGTTAACAAAAAAGGAAACAAGGCAGAAGATATTTTGGCTAAGAAAGGAAGAAAAGAAGCTATTACTACTTTAAGTTTTTATGAAGCACCGCTGTTTTTAATTCCAACAACATCTTATGACACTGTCAAAGCTTTAGAACTCTGTAATATCAGTTTAACTCCTGTATCTTTTTCAGTGGATGCATATCATACAGATTCACCcatcggaagaactactctcaatGAGTCTGTTCCAAATGAGACTGAATCTGCAGATTAG